A single genomic interval of Ischnura elegans chromosome 3, ioIscEleg1.1, whole genome shotgun sequence harbors:
- the LOC124156437 gene encoding protein escargot-like: MCAAASVIMPRSFLVKKHHGYSHCPLKKRPVLVCAEELPPASPAADDSHDDNSEPENLCTKPQDLSSASHTTPPPGLTPVPTKAPTCTTPPHNGGSPVQHHQAPASPLYSSFHQGGAFTPVGQYARAIGGPLEPLNLNTGAEHHPHAFWPPRATYQHHALHHLHAFGYPTAAAPPSYLAAAPHHHAASRDESHPRPTYVPAAHPLAAAQPPRLYHTSSYHHPHLASSTSPDLPDYYPPRGSPLHPHHATPSSPLHHAHQHHLGQHHQPPSPQPSPPHRVPSPIVCGPLSAHSADENARPEALCARLLPSSPPPMTPDSAPQEQSPTAEATAPKARHQCPDCSKSYSTFSGLSKHRQFHCKKAPGGKDPSAKAPKGQNPSAPAATFSCKHCDKTYVSLGALKMHIRTHTLPCECKLCGKAFSRPWLLQGHIRTHTGEKPFSCPHCCRAFADRSNLRAHLQTHSDVKKYSCPRCARTFSRMSLLAKHADGGGCGAAPAAPEPRKEGAEMTVVMH, from the exons ATGTGCGCCGCGGCCTCAGTCATCATGCCGCGCTCCTTCCTCGTCAAGAAGCACCACGGCTACAGCCACTGCCCGCTCAAGAAGAGGCCGGTGCTGGTCTGCGCCGAGGAACTGCCCCCAGCCTCCCCCGCCGCCG ATGACTCGCACGATGACAACTCCGAGCCGGAGAACCTGTGCACCAAACCGCAGGACTTGTCCTCGGCCAGCCACACCACACCCCCTCCGGGACTCACGCCCGTCCCCACCAAGGCGCCAACGTGCACCACACCCCCTCACAACGGCGGATCGCCAGTCCAGCATCACCAGGCACCAGCCTCCCCGCTGTACTCCTCCTTCCACCAGGGCGGTGCCTTCACGCCCGTGGGCCAATACGCACGGGCCATCGGCGGACCCTTGGAGCCGCTCAACCTGAACACAGGCGCCGAGCACCATCCACACGCCTTCTGGCCGCCCCGCGCCACCTACCAGCACCACGCCCTGCACCACCTGCACGCCTTCGGCTACCCCACCGCAGCCGCGCCGCCCTCCTACCTCGCCGCGGCGCCGCACCACCACGCCGCCAGCCGGGACGAGTCGCACCCCCGCCCCACCTACGTGCCGGCCGCCCACCCCCTGGCCGCCGCTCAACCACCGCGCCTCTACCACACCTCCAGCTACCACCACCCGCACCTCGCCTCCTCCACCTCGCCCGACCTTCCCGACTACTACCCTCCGCGCGGCTCCCCCCTACACCCGCACCATGCCACGCCCTCCTCGCCCCTGCACCACGCTCACCAGCACCACCTGGGCCAGCACCACCAGCCGCCATCGCCGCAGCCCTCGCCGCCGCACCGCGTGCCCTCGCCCATCGTCTGCGGCCCGCTGTCGGCGCACTCCGCCGACGAGAACGCGAGGCCCGAGGCCCTCTGCGCCCGCCTCCTGCCCTCATCCCCGCCACCGATGACCCCGGACTCCGCCCCCCAGGAGCAGAGCCCCACCGCCGAGGCGACGGCCCCCAAGGCCCGCCACCAGTGTCCCGACTGCTCCAAGTCCTACTCGACCTTCTCGGGGCTGTCCAAACACCGTCAGTTCCACTGCAAGAAGGCCCCCGGAGGCAAGGATCCCAGCGCCAAGGCCCCCAAGGGGCAAAacccctccgcccccgccgccACCTTCAGCTGCAAGCACTGCGACAAGACGTACGTGTCGCTGGGTGCGCTCAAGATGCACATTCGCACGCACACGCTCCCTTGCGAGTGCAAGCTGTGCGGGAAGGCGTTCTCCCGGCCCTGGCTGCTGCAGGGACACATCCGAACGCACACCGGGGAAAAGCCCTTCTCGTGCCCGCACTGCTGCCGCGCCTTCGCCGACCGCTCCAACCTGCGCGCCCACCTGCAGACGCACTCCGACGTCAAGAAGTACTCGTGCCCGCGGTGCGCCCGCACCTTCTCGCGGATGTCGCTGCTTGCCAAGCACGCGGACGGTGGAGGGTGCGGAGCCGCACCTGCCGCGCCCGAACCCCGCAAGGAGGGCGCGGAGATGACCGTGGTGATGCACTGA